Proteins encoded within one genomic window of Buteo buteo chromosome 30, bButBut1.hap1.1, whole genome shotgun sequence:
- the LOC142025930 gene encoding olfactory receptor 14C36-like has translation MVEQRKVILMANSFSDRRKDSAGNKCLSPAEGENSSDLFRLFHSSFPWSPRDPRREPRGGRESAALGWSCAAELCRAPGAEGAHDPRAQREQMSNSSSITQFLLLAFADTWQLQLLHFGLFLGIYLAALMGNGLIITTIACDHHLHTPMYFFLLNLSLLDLGCISTTLPKVMANSLWDTRAISYLGCAAQAFLLLFFISAEYFLLTIMAYDCYIAICKPLHYGTLLGSRVCVHMAAAAWGSGCFYALLHTANTFSVPLCQSHAVDQFFCEIPQILKLACSDAYLREFQLLVFSAFVFLGCFVFIVLSYVQIFRAVLMIPSEQGRHKAFSTCLPHLAVVSLFLSTAIFACLKPPSLSSPSLNLLVAVLYSVLPPAVNPLIYSVGNQELKDAVWKWVMEFFQKL, from the exons ATGGTGGAACAAAGGAAGGTGATTCTCATGGCCAACTCTTTTTCTGATAGAAGAAAGGACAGTGCTGGCAATAAGTGTCTCTCCCCAGCTGAGGGAGAGAACAGCAGTGATTTGTTCCGTCTCTTTCACAGCAGCttcccctggagccccagggaccccaggagggagcccagagggggcagagaaagtgctgccttgggctggtcctgtgctgctgagctgtgccGGGCTCCTGGGGCGGAGGGAGCTCATG ATCCCCGTGCCCAGAGGGAACAaatgtccaacagcagctccatcacccagttcctcctcctggcattcGCAGACAcatggcagctgcagctcttgcactttgggctcttcctgggcatctacctggctgccctcaTGGGCAACGGCCTCATCATCACCACCATAGCCTGCGACCACCACCTTCACacccccatgtacttcttccttctcaacctctccctcctcgacCTTGGCTGCATTTCCACCACTCTCCCCAAAGTCATGGCCAACTCTCTCTGGGACACCAGGGCCATCTCCTACTTGGGATGTGCTGCCCAggcctttctgcttctctttttcatttcagcagagtattttcttctcaccaTCATGGCCTATGACTGCTAcattgccatctgcaaacccctgcactacgggactctcctgggcagcagagtttgtgtccacatggcagcagctgcctggggcagtggtTGTTTCTATGCTTTGCTGCAcactgccaatacattttcagtcCCTCTCTGCCAGAGTCATGCTGTagaccagttcttctgtgaaatcccccagatcctcaagctcGCCTGCTCAGATGCCTACCTCAGGGAATTTCAACTTCTCGTGTTTAgtgcttttgtctttttggGCTGTTTTGTCTTCATCGTGCTGTCCTAtgtgcagatcttcagggcGGTGCTGATgatcccctctgagcagggacggcacaaagccttttccacctgcctccctcacctggccGTGGTCTCCCTGTTCCTCAGCACTGCCATATTTGCCTGCCTGAaacccccctccctctcctccccatccctgaaTCTCTTGGTGGCAGTGCTGTACTCAGTTCTGCCGCCAGCGGTGAACCCCCTCATCTACAGCGTGGGGAACCAGGAGCTCAAGGATGCAGTGTGGAAATGGGTGATGGAATTTTTCCAGAAGCTGTAG